One Chryseobacterium indoltheticum DNA segment encodes these proteins:
- a CDS encoding Hsp20/alpha crystallin family protein, translating into MFDDFFNRELFNWGNNNFSASRTTLPSVNIKELEKAFEVEVAAPGMKKEDFSITLDGNMLTISSSKEDQQEEKDGKYTRREFSYQSFQRSFELSKDVVDDENIQARYENGVLRLTIPKKESALAQSPRLIEIQ; encoded by the coding sequence ATGTTCGACGATTTTTTCAACCGCGAACTGTTTAATTGGGGTAATAATAACTTTTCTGCTTCTCGCACCACACTTCCTTCCGTTAATATTAAAGAGCTTGAAAAAGCTTTTGAGGTGGAAGTTGCAGCACCGGGAATGAAGAAAGAAGATTTCAGCATTACTCTTGATGGCAACATGCTCACTATTTCATCTTCTAAAGAGGATCAGCAGGAAGAAAAAGACGGTAAATACACCCGAAGAGAATTCAGCTATCAGTCTTTTCAACGCAGCTTCGAGCTTTCAAAAGATGTTGTAGATGACGAAAACATTCAGGCCAGATATGAGAATGGTGTCTTAAGGCTTACCATTCCCAAAAAAGAGAGTGCTCTAGCCCAGTCACCGAGACTGATCGAAATTCAATAA
- a CDS encoding bifunctional helix-turn-helix transcriptional regulator/GNAT family N-acetyltransferase, with amino-acid sequence MDIFNRTGKMALGSRLRLLTSKVTEDAAQIYELYNIAGFSPKWFPVFFVLSETEEKTITEIAKEIGHSQPSVTKIIKEMTKAGLVKDKLNSNDKRRNVVGLTTEGTSLAKKMIEEQCADIDVAIDEIINQATNNLWEALAEWEFLLEQKSLLKRVKDQKKLRESKDVTIVEYEPKYQSAFKALNEEWISTFFEMEEADYKALDNPKEYILDKGGKIFVALYKDEPYKDEPLGVCALIKMTDQNYDFEMAKMAVSPKAQGKNLGWLLGQTIIDSAKQLGASKIYLESNTILEPAINLYHKMGFEKIVGHQTPYKRCNIQMELNLEK; translated from the coding sequence ATGGATATATTCAACCGTACCGGAAAAATGGCTCTAGGAAGCAGATTAAGATTGCTGACCAGCAAAGTTACTGAAGATGCAGCTCAGATTTATGAATTGTATAATATTGCAGGATTTTCTCCAAAATGGTTTCCTGTTTTCTTTGTTCTTTCGGAAACAGAAGAAAAAACCATTACCGAAATTGCAAAAGAAATTGGGCATTCGCAACCGTCTGTTACAAAAATCATCAAAGAAATGACTAAAGCAGGCTTAGTTAAAGACAAGCTTAACTCCAATGACAAACGAAGAAACGTTGTTGGTCTTACAACCGAAGGAACTTCTTTAGCAAAGAAAATGATTGAAGAACAATGTGCCGATATTGATGTTGCTATTGATGAAATCATCAACCAAGCGACTAACAATCTTTGGGAAGCGTTAGCAGAATGGGAGTTTTTACTGGAACAAAAATCTTTACTAAAAAGAGTAAAAGACCAAAAGAAACTGCGTGAAAGCAAAGATGTTACAATTGTAGAATATGAGCCCAAATATCAATCAGCTTTCAAAGCTTTGAATGAAGAATGGATTTCTACTTTTTTTGAAATGGAGGAAGCCGACTATAAAGCATTAGACAATCCTAAAGAATATATTCTGGATAAAGGCGGAAAAATATTTGTCGCTCTTTATAAGGACGAGCCTTATAAGGACGAGCCTTTAGGAGTTTGCGCTTTAATAAAAATGACCGATCAAAATTATGATTTTGAAATGGCAAAAATGGCAGTTTCTCCAAAAGCTCAGGGTAAAAACCTGGGTTGGCTTTTAGGACAGACCATTATAGATTCAGCTAAGCAATTAGGAGCCTCAAAAATATATTTAGAAAGCAATACCATTCTGGAACCGGCAATCAATTTATATCATAAAATGGGTTTTGAAAAGATTGTAGGCCATCAAACGCCTTACAAACGCTGCAATATTCAAATGGAATTAAATTTAGAAAAGTAG
- a CDS encoding alpha/beta hydrolase: MKKLTLMFAAILSLSQFTAQSKQKSFDKNSKKMNTTEHYTFKLSDNVTRKTVTFKNRYGITLSGDLYLPKNAGNEKLSALVISGPFGAVKQQSSGLYANEMAKRGFAVIAFDPSYTGESGGEPRNLASPEINTEDFSAAVDFIGLQKNVDRNKIGIIGICGFGGFALNATAVDKRVKAVATTSLYDMTRVMSKGYNDSVTPEQRTKTLEDLSQQRWKDAENGNPAKGSRNLPETLKGDEPQFVKEYFDYYRTPRGFHANSLNSNGAWLMTNPLSFMNMPILTYVKEISPRPMLLIAGENAHSRYFSEDIYKSAAEPKELMIIPNAVHVDLYDKVDVIPFDKLENFFTTNLK; this comes from the coding sequence ATGAAGAAACTCACATTAATGTTTGCCGCAATATTGTCTTTAAGTCAATTTACAGCGCAAAGCAAACAAAAATCATTTGATAAAAACTCAAAGAAAATGAATACAACAGAACATTATACATTCAAACTCAGTGATAATGTAACCCGCAAAACAGTAACCTTCAAAAATCGATACGGAATTACCTTATCCGGAGATTTATATCTACCTAAAAATGCAGGAAACGAAAAATTATCAGCATTGGTAATCAGCGGTCCATTTGGTGCGGTAAAACAGCAATCTTCAGGATTATACGCCAATGAAATGGCAAAAAGAGGTTTTGCCGTGATTGCTTTTGATCCGTCTTATACCGGTGAAAGTGGTGGTGAACCAAGAAATTTGGCATCACCAGAAATCAATACAGAAGATTTTAGTGCAGCAGTTGATTTTATAGGTCTTCAAAAAAATGTAGACAGAAATAAAATAGGAATCATCGGTATTTGTGGTTTTGGAGGCTTTGCACTGAATGCGACGGCGGTAGATAAAAGAGTAAAAGCTGTTGCCACAACAAGTTTGTATGATATGACAAGAGTAATGTCAAAAGGATATAACGATTCTGTAACACCGGAACAGCGTACCAAGACTTTGGAAGATCTGAGCCAACAACGTTGGAAAGATGCCGAAAACGGAAACCCAGCCAAAGGTTCGAGAAATTTACCCGAAACGTTGAAAGGTGACGAGCCGCAATTTGTAAAAGAATATTTTGATTATTACAGAACGCCTCGTGGTTTTCATGCCAATTCACTGAATTCTAATGGAGCTTGGTTGATGACCAATCCGCTTTCGTTTATGAATATGCCGATCTTAACGTATGTGAAAGAGATTTCTCCAAGACCTATGCTTTTGATTGCGGGCGAAAATGCCCATTCACGATATTTCAGTGAAGATATTTACAAATCTGCAGCTGAGCCGAAAGAACTCATGATTATCCCAAATGCAGTTCACGTTGATTTGTATGATAAAGTAGATGTTATTCCTTTTGATAAGCTGGAAAATTTCTTTACAACAAATCTGAAATAA
- a CDS encoding (R)-mandelonitrile lyase, giving the protein MNKENTTGLFPKGDQLPNEWFTGNAFLSPLVAKDKNNEFSAGAVTFEIGARTNWHIHPKGQVLIVTEGSGFYQEKGKPAQIIKKGDVVNIPENVEHWHGASDKTSMTHIAITNFKEDVQVTWLKPVTDEEFNQVNNEQ; this is encoded by the coding sequence ATGAATAAAGAAAATACAACAGGTCTTTTCCCGAAAGGAGACCAATTACCAAATGAATGGTTTACCGGAAATGCTTTTTTATCTCCTTTGGTAGCCAAAGATAAAAACAATGAATTTTCTGCAGGAGCAGTCACTTTTGAAATTGGCGCAAGAACCAATTGGCATATTCATCCTAAAGGTCAGGTTTTGATCGTAACAGAAGGTTCTGGTTTTTATCAGGAAAAAGGAAAACCTGCACAAATCATTAAAAAAGGTGATGTTGTGAATATCCCTGAAAATGTTGAGCATTGGCACGGTGCATCAGATAAAACGTCGATGACGCATATTGCCATTACCAACTTTAAAGAAGATGTACAGGTAACTTGGCTGAAGCCGGTTACAGATGAAGAATTTAATCAAGTCAATAACGAACAGTAA
- a CDS encoding SDR family oxidoreductase has product MKIFLTGATGYIGKRLLIQLLSAGHDVICSVRDKRRFDTSLYASHKNQLTIIEQDFTDEKTLATLDKDIDIAYYLIHSMSANEDFSKSEKISAQNFSNIVSETRCRQVIYLTGIVNSEALSKHLQSRKDVEEHLRSPNYKLTVLRAGIIIGSGSASFEIIRDLVEKLPVMVAPKWLKTLCQPIAVRNVIEFLTGVIDKEFTFNHHFDIAGPDILSYKEMLLIFAEERKLKRTIISVPVLSPKISSYWLYFITSTTYALAKNLVDSMKINVVAEDNQLAIQLNIKLLTYRESLKLSFDKIEQNDVLSTWYDSFGDYRYSKNVWTFLEVPNKGVFKDRKERNIVNEQHTIQKIFGIGGKNGWYHADYLWSIRGWIDKLFGGVGLKRGRKNKDMISAGDSLDFWRVLYASRDEKRLLLFAEMKLPGEAWLDFQIKDGKLIQEATFRPVGLLGRLYWYAVLPFHGYIFNGMIKKLIDG; this is encoded by the coding sequence ATGAAAATATTTCTTACAGGCGCAACTGGCTATATTGGTAAAAGACTTCTCATTCAACTTCTTTCGGCCGGGCATGATGTAATCTGCTCTGTAAGGGACAAAAGAAGGTTTGATACCAGCCTTTACGCAAGCCACAAAAACCAACTTACAATCATCGAACAGGATTTCACTGATGAAAAAACGCTGGCAACATTGGATAAAGATATAGATATTGCGTATTATCTTATTCACTCTATGTCTGCAAATGAAGATTTTAGTAAGTCTGAAAAAATTTCTGCACAAAACTTTTCAAATATCGTTTCAGAAACCCGGTGCAGGCAGGTTATTTACCTGACCGGAATTGTAAACTCTGAAGCATTATCTAAGCATTTGCAATCCAGAAAAGATGTAGAAGAACACCTGAGATCTCCAAACTACAAACTCACTGTTCTTCGCGCGGGTATTATCATTGGCTCAGGTTCTGCTTCCTTTGAAATCATCAGGGATCTTGTAGAGAAACTTCCTGTGATGGTGGCACCCAAATGGCTGAAAACACTTTGTCAACCGATAGCTGTTCGTAATGTTATTGAATTTTTAACGGGTGTAATTGATAAAGAATTTACCTTTAACCATCATTTTGATATTGCAGGACCTGACATTCTTTCCTACAAAGAAATGCTTTTGATATTTGCTGAGGAAAGAAAGTTGAAAAGAACCATTATCTCTGTTCCGGTTTTAAGTCCAAAAATATCTTCATATTGGCTGTATTTTATTACTTCTACAACCTACGCTCTTGCAAAAAATCTTGTAGACAGTATGAAAATAAATGTGGTTGCGGAGGATAATCAGCTTGCAATCCAGCTAAATATTAAACTCCTCACGTACCGCGAAAGTTTAAAACTAAGCTTTGATAAAATTGAGCAAAATGACGTACTTTCCACATGGTACGACTCATTTGGTGATTACCGATACTCAAAAAATGTATGGACTTTTTTGGAGGTGCCGAATAAAGGAGTATTTAAAGACCGAAAAGAAAGGAATATCGTCAATGAGCAACATACTATCCAGAAGATCTTCGGAATAGGCGGTAAAAACGGATGGTATCACGCAGATTATTTGTGGAGCATCAGAGGATGGATTGATAAACTATTCGGAGGTGTAGGTCTGAAAAGAGGCAGAAAAAATAAAGATATGATCTCAGCCGGTGATTCCCTTGATTTTTGGAGGGTATTGTATGCGAGCCGTGATGAAAAAAGATTACTCTTATTCGCCGAAATGAAATTGCCGGGAGAAGCATGGCTAGATTTCCAAATTAAGGATGGAAAACTGATACAGGAAGCAACATTTCGGCCTGTAGGTCTTCTTGGAAGATTATATTGGTATGCTGTTTTACCTTTTCACGGATATATTTTCAACGGAATGATTAAAAAATTAATTGATGGTTAA
- a CDS encoding TonB-dependent receptor domain-containing protein, with product MTKYQIFLLFIFNFVIVSAQQKFNISGTVLNSNNSNWNTPVDVYLYDNENQLIKTTVTRESKFEFNDLKSNTYYLQISSGNTEQKEKPFLLNRNENFNIIYQPKIKEIEAVTIIGEKKKFSVENGNITLDITDSPLNKVATSSELLTKLPFVTLDANGEGVSVVGKGSPLLYVDNQRVDFSTLSGISVEDIKSVEIIRNPSVKYESEGKAVIKINLKKSKRDGSKLALSETATFQKRFSNYFNANFQQKKNKTEWKINAAFNAVQHWESNGYSYAVPSKNISSDYTIVSITNRPQTIFGASLYQELNDDGDYLTLTFNSNFRPDKGDNNTNTKYTENGISSNILTLNHQDNKRASINSIFNYNKKLADWDANIFTGFQYTRESRNVDYEFLNNIDDSGYEFSQFRRQLYAGDVYSGRIDFEKKLNENYKLELGTSFTKAATTTDNITDFADVKAPEFFNYFFKESNTGSYVNLSTEKNKWNFKAGIRMETTSAKGFDNILKDTTLSRNAVDWFPNAEISFQQNKDYVYTLNFRKTISRPGYGNLSSGGLYGSPYIEYVGNPNLIPTYTNTLSFSTSLKKWSVNASVYTSKNPMGYTLVYDDEKNISKFTLINFDKEIGASLGVDVPFEWKIWSSQNSMSVNYGKTEDSLALIKKSTPYLYIYTNNTLKITKRFSLLMDGSYISKRTEGLYENNAVCAVNFGITKSVSDFDFTFRYNDIFKQMNYIQNMTYDKIISTGNFYGNTPTISVAVKYNFGRLEKSNYKESSVNETSNRL from the coding sequence ATGACCAAATACCAAATCTTTTTATTATTCATTTTTAATTTTGTAATTGTTTCTGCGCAGCAAAAATTCAATATCAGCGGTACAGTTTTAAATAGCAATAACAGCAATTGGAATACACCGGTTGATGTTTATCTGTATGATAATGAAAATCAACTTATTAAAACCACTGTTACACGAGAATCTAAGTTTGAGTTTAATGATCTGAAATCAAATACCTATTATCTTCAGATTTCTTCCGGCAATACAGAGCAAAAAGAAAAACCATTCTTACTGAATCGCAATGAAAATTTTAATATAATTTATCAACCGAAAATAAAAGAAATTGAAGCCGTTACAATCATTGGTGAGAAGAAAAAATTCAGTGTAGAAAACGGAAATATAACGTTAGATATTACAGATTCACCTTTAAATAAAGTGGCTACATCTTCAGAATTGCTAACAAAATTACCTTTTGTAACGCTCGACGCCAACGGTGAAGGTGTTTCTGTAGTGGGTAAAGGAAGTCCTTTATTGTATGTTGATAATCAACGGGTAGATTTTTCTACGTTGTCTGGAATTTCGGTGGAAGATATAAAATCTGTTGAAATCATTAGAAATCCGTCAGTAAAGTATGAATCTGAAGGTAAAGCGGTCATCAAAATCAATTTAAAAAAGAGCAAAAGAGATGGTTCTAAGTTAGCATTATCTGAAACGGCAACCTTTCAAAAAAGATTCAGCAATTATTTTAATGCCAATTTTCAGCAGAAAAAAAATAAAACAGAATGGAAAATCAATGCTGCATTCAATGCTGTTCAACATTGGGAAAGTAACGGTTATAGTTATGCAGTTCCAAGCAAAAATATTTCCTCAGATTACACCATCGTTTCTATTACCAATCGTCCGCAAACTATTTTCGGAGCAAGTTTGTATCAGGAATTAAATGATGACGGAGATTATCTTACTTTGACTTTTAACAGTAATTTTCGCCCGGATAAAGGAGATAACAATACCAATACAAAATATACTGAAAATGGGATTTCTTCCAATATATTGACTTTAAATCATCAGGATAATAAAAGAGCTTCTATTAATTCTATTTTTAATTATAATAAGAAGTTGGCAGATTGGGATGCCAATATTTTTACAGGATTTCAATACACCAGAGAAAGCCGCAATGTAGATTATGAATTTCTAAATAATATTGATGATTCCGGTTATGAATTCAGCCAATTCCGAAGACAATTATACGCAGGTGATGTTTATTCCGGAAGAATAGATTTTGAAAAAAAACTAAATGAAAATTACAAATTAGAACTTGGAACAAGTTTCACAAAAGCTGCAACTACTACTGATAACATTACCGATTTTGCTGATGTAAAAGCTCCCGAATTTTTTAATTATTTCTTCAAAGAAAGTAATACCGGATCATATGTCAATCTAAGTACTGAAAAAAATAAATGGAACTTTAAAGCAGGAATCCGTATGGAAACCACTTCAGCCAAAGGTTTTGACAATATTTTAAAAGACACTACTCTATCCCGAAATGCTGTTGACTGGTTTCCCAATGCCGAAATTTCTTTTCAGCAAAATAAAGATTATGTTTATACTTTAAACTTCAGAAAAACAATCTCTAGACCTGGTTACGGCAATCTGTCTTCCGGAGGATTATACGGAAGTCCATACATAGAATATGTAGGAAACCCAAATTTAATACCTACTTACACGAATACGTTGTCTTTTAGTACAAGTTTAAAAAAATGGTCTGTTAACGCATCGGTTTACACAAGCAAAAATCCGATGGGTTATACTTTGGTGTATGATGATGAAAAAAATATTTCAAAATTTACACTCATCAATTTTGACAAAGAAATTGGCGCAAGTCTCGGTGTAGATGTTCCTTTTGAATGGAAAATATGGTCTTCACAAAACAGTATGTCGGTTAATTATGGTAAAACAGAAGACAGTTTAGCATTAATTAAAAAATCGACTCCATACCTTTATATTTATACCAATAATACTTTAAAAATCACTAAACGCTTTTCTTTATTAATGGACGGTTCTTACATCAGCAAACGTACAGAAGGTTTATACGAAAACAATGCAGTTTGCGCCGTCAATTTCGGAATCACCAAATCTGTATCAGATTTTGATTTTACGTTCAGATATAATGATATTTTTAAACAGATGAATTACATTCAAAACATGACGTATGATAAAATTATTTCTACCGGTAATTTTTACGGAAACACGCCTACAATTTCGGTTGCTGTAAAATACAATTTTGGCAGGCTTGAAAAATCGAATTATAAAGAAAGCAGCGTTAATGAAACTTCAAACAGGTTATAA
- a CDS encoding sugar O-acetyltransferase, giving the protein MPNSNNIPNSIHPQLDIFERLLAGETILPNDPQMHRLRDESFAVRKLLIEMNNSSDSEEVTKILSEILDQEIQNVAVFTPIYINYGKHINIGKNVFINFDCTFLALGGITIEDDVLIGPKVSLITENHPLDPKLRNGLIGKAIHIKKNAWIGANATILPGVTIGENSVVAAGAVVSKNVPDDTIVGGIPAKIIKKIENENI; this is encoded by the coding sequence ATGCCAAATTCAAACAATATTCCAAATTCTATTCATCCTCAACTAGATATTTTTGAGAGGTTATTGGCTGGAGAAACAATCCTGCCCAACGATCCACAAATGCACAGATTGAGAGATGAATCTTTCGCAGTCAGAAAATTACTCATAGAAATGAACAACTCCTCAGATTCTGAAGAGGTTACAAAAATATTGAGTGAAATTTTAGATCAGGAAATTCAAAATGTCGCTGTGTTTACGCCTATTTATATCAATTACGGAAAGCATATCAATATTGGTAAAAATGTATTCATCAATTTCGACTGTACCTTTCTTGCCTTAGGCGGAATAACAATTGAAGACGATGTATTGATAGGCCCGAAAGTCAGCCTTATCACGGAAAATCATCCATTAGATCCAAAACTAAGAAATGGACTGATCGGCAAAGCGATTCATATTAAAAAAAATGCATGGATTGGTGCAAACGCAACCATTTTACCGGGCGTTACCATTGGCGAAAATTCAGTGGTTGCAGCCGGAGCAGTCGTTTCTAAAAATGTACCTGACGATACAATTGTCGGTGGAATTCCTGCAAAGATCATTAAAAAAATAGAGAATGAAAATATTTAA
- a CDS encoding helix-turn-helix domain-containing protein: MKEKVIRVISEFNSELKLQGFKAFQIESDSNETRTYSRKEFYKICLTTGKSKIHYSDKTFEQEGTILFFGNPHIPYSWETISTTYVGYTILFSAEFFKNSERSESLQQSSFFKIGGTPVLKITSEQRDFLNTIFQKMIAEQESDYLYKDELIRNYISLIIHESLKMEPSENYEQNKNASSRLTSVFLELLERQFPIETTANPLQLKTAQHYGQHLNVHINYLNRAVKEVTGKSTTAHITERIITEAKALLLHTDWSISEIAYALGFEYPTYFNNFFKKQTGTNPKSFRLTEV; the protein is encoded by the coding sequence ATGAAAGAGAAGGTAATCAGAGTAATTTCAGAATTTAATAGTGAACTGAAGCTTCAAGGATTTAAGGCATTTCAAATTGAAAGTGACAGTAACGAAACACGTACCTACAGTAGAAAAGAGTTCTATAAAATCTGCCTTACGACAGGGAAAAGTAAGATTCATTATTCCGATAAAACTTTTGAACAGGAAGGGACGATTCTCTTTTTTGGTAATCCACACATTCCTTATTCCTGGGAAACAATTTCTACAACTTATGTAGGATATACCATTCTTTTTTCTGCTGAATTTTTTAAAAATTCAGAACGTTCAGAGAGCTTACAGCAGTCTTCTTTTTTTAAAATTGGCGGAACTCCTGTTTTAAAAATTACATCTGAGCAGAGAGATTTTCTCAATACTATTTTTCAGAAAATGATTGCCGAACAGGAAAGTGACTACCTCTATAAAGATGAACTGATCAGAAACTACATCAGTCTTATTATTCACGAATCTCTAAAGATGGAACCTTCTGAAAATTATGAGCAAAACAAGAATGCGTCTTCGAGATTAACTTCTGTTTTTCTGGAATTGTTGGAACGACAATTCCCAATTGAAACGACCGCAAACCCTCTTCAGCTAAAAACGGCACAACATTATGGGCAACATTTGAATGTACACATTAATTATCTCAACCGTGCTGTAAAAGAGGTTACCGGAAAATCAACAACGGCTCATATTACAGAGCGCATTATCACAGAAGCAAAAGCACTTTTACTACATACAGATTGGAGTATTTCAGAAATCGCTTATGCTCTAGGATTTGAATATCCTACTTACTTTAACAACTTTTTTAAAAAACAAACTGGAACTAATCCCAAATCATTTCGATTAACCGAGGTTTGA
- a CDS encoding helix-turn-helix domain-containing protein, whose product MKKLFSLIIFFLFLILHSQDKEKFDKIYVKTYLETSQKDFNKALKIADSLFINSADPLLKTRSLMLSASLYQQKGDYKKAVDFALLAEKTITETDDISWKVRVYGFLASQYRILKLYDLSKKYIDEAMTSSKKLGDSLARKQVVGLMMQEKAYFEIQNKNFKKAVLHVKSSQELLKNVKKNHDFFTANNEQLLGLCFYHLKDYKTSLQHYNEAERQLKNLPESFLIGLVYNGIANTYMDMGNFKDAERELQKARVIADKTQYLNLKTEIYDTAQRLYLAKMDVNKIQEYKFKHDRAQDQLDIGTSQFYNASLKDAETKSTVANNNSSAKNMVIIFVIILLAVFCIYFLYYKKAEKRTYVRFKAIIAELNKRRALESESDNLKDSGLESAPPHRTAENVEDLPMMTIGTEEKLLDYLEKFEKSDQYLKNDISLPGLAAYCKTNTKYLSRIINIHKGMDFNNYINKLRIQYIIEKLNNEPEYMKYKIATLAEEAGFSSQNKFATIFKKVTSISPSVFIKYLQDQKNNYQQND is encoded by the coding sequence ATGAAAAAGCTATTTTCACTAATTATATTTTTTCTATTTTTAATTTTACACTCACAGGATAAAGAAAAGTTTGATAAGATTTATGTAAAAACCTACTTGGAAACTTCACAGAAGGATTTTAATAAAGCTTTGAAAATCGCAGATTCACTATTCATTAATTCTGCAGATCCTTTACTAAAAACAAGAAGTCTAATGCTTTCTGCCTCTTTGTATCAGCAGAAAGGTGATTACAAAAAAGCTGTTGACTTTGCTCTGTTAGCCGAAAAAACGATTACTGAAACAGATGATATATCCTGGAAAGTCAGAGTTTATGGCTTTCTGGCATCGCAATACCGCATCCTGAAATTATATGACCTTTCCAAGAAGTATATTGACGAAGCTATGACTAGCAGTAAAAAGTTAGGCGATAGTCTTGCAAGAAAACAGGTAGTCGGTTTGATGATGCAGGAAAAAGCGTATTTTGAGATTCAAAACAAAAATTTTAAGAAAGCTGTATTGCATGTGAAATCATCACAAGAGCTTTTAAAAAACGTAAAGAAAAATCATGATTTTTTCACCGCAAATAACGAACAATTGCTAGGTCTTTGTTTTTATCATCTTAAGGACTATAAAACTTCACTTCAGCACTATAATGAGGCGGAAAGGCAACTGAAAAATTTACCCGAATCTTTTTTAATCGGTCTCGTTTATAACGGAATCGCTAATACTTATATGGATATGGGTAATTTTAAAGATGCCGAAAGAGAATTGCAGAAAGCAAGAGTAATAGCTGATAAAACGCAATATCTAAATTTAAAAACTGAAATATACGATACCGCTCAGCGTTTATATCTTGCTAAAATGGACGTTAATAAGATACAGGAATACAAATTTAAACACGATCGTGCGCAAGACCAGCTAGATATTGGGACGAGCCAATTTTATAACGCTTCCCTAAAAGATGCTGAAACAAAGAGCACTGTAGCCAATAATAATAGTAGTGCCAAAAACATGGTCATTATATTTGTTATTATATTGTTAGCTGTTTTCTGTATCTATTTTCTGTATTATAAAAAAGCGGAAAAAAGGACTTATGTAAGATTTAAAGCGATTATTGCTGAACTTAACAAAAGACGGGCTTTAGAAAGTGAAAGTGATAATCTGAAGGATTCAGGATTAGAATCTGCGCCACCTCATCGCACTGCGGAGAATGTGGAAGATCTTCCGATGATGACAATTGGGACGGAGGAAAAATTGTTGGATTATCTTGAGAAGTTTGAAAAATCAGACCAATATCTAAAAAATGATATTTCATTGCCGGGTCTCGCTGCTTATTGCAAAACCAATACAAAGTACTTATCCCGGATCATCAATATCCACAAAGGGATGGATTTTAATAATTACATCAATAAATTGCGGATTCAATATATAATAGAAAAACTCAATAACGAACCTGAATATATGAAGTATAAAATTGCTACTCTTGCGGAGGAAGCAGGATTTTCTTCACAGAATAAGTTTGCAACAATTTTTAAAAAAGTAACCTCAATATCTCCTTCTGTTTTTATTAAATATCTTCAGGATCAAAAAAATAACTATCAGCAAAATGATTAG